A stretch of Flavobacterium sp. N2270 DNA encodes these proteins:
- the sprA gene encoding cell surface protein SprA: protein MEKTTIENTFYKLIQVIKLLIFIAPFLVFSQVDEEENDTIKTGVDLGIIEVPNPKSIVEAYTYDSGTDRYIYTSSFDGFNINYPLVLTPEQYQELVLREEMRKYYREKSAATDAALKGDTEAGKDLLPRYYVNSKFFEAIFGSNTIDIKPTGSVELDLGVRFTKQDNPAFSPRNRKTTTFDFDQRISVGLQGKVGTRLNVNINYDTESTFAFQNLIKLEYGSNEDDILQKLEVGNVSFPLSNSLIRGAQSLFGVKAQLQFGKTKVTGVFSEQKSQTRSVTSQGGGTLQDFEVFALDYDADRHYFLSQYFREQYDKALINYPYINSRVQINRIEVWVTNKQNRVNSTENNLRNIIALQDIGEGQISGVNSQEIVAIDLVTNPTFFIAPADTPSDNKNNRFNPNKINETGYFLKTDIREIATAGNGFNVIGGVNEGLDYAKLENARKLTASEFTFHPQLGYISLNQKLANDEVLAVSYQYTVGADVYQVGEFGTDGVDATQVSTTGVPTSQALILKLLKSNLTAVKQKAPYADLTMPTWNLMMKNIYQIPGAYQLQQEDFRLNILYTDPSPLNYITQSGVTPLPADVADTPLLKVFNVDKLNYTNDPQDGGDGFFDFVPGVTIDTQSGRIIFTTKEPFGEHLFSKLNTSSGEDYDIPLTYNSNQSKYVFRNLYTSTQAAALQESEKNKFQLRGKFKSTGGDGISIGAFNVPQGSVVVTAGGRLLVEGVDYTVNYQLGKVQILDPSLQASNTPIEISVENNSVFGQQTRRFWGVNVEHQFNKNFLVGATLLNLSEKPFTNKSNYGQESINNTIFGINTNYSTEVPFFTRMVNKLPNIDTDVPSNLSFRGEVAYLKPGASKADQFNGEATTYVDDFEGSQSTIDLRSSSTWSLASVPLEGAFDGDPSDTESSSDNISIGYKRAKLSWYSIDPVFYTQTPSGINDNDLSLNSTRRIYIEELYPVTNVAQGQSTVVNTLDLSYYPLERGAYNFNPTLAATNQFPAIDAPDNWGGIMRSISTTNFEQSNVEYIQFWVMDPYYGNAAADVTNTGKLVFNLGEIAEDVLKDGRKLYENGLPEVGSTQQTIETNWGEIPTSQSLIYAFDTNDANRAIQDVGFDGLTDAEEAVKFPAFAGQPDPAYDNYQFYLNANGGVVERYKNYNGVEGNSPVNVTDTNRGNTTLPDVEDINRDNTMNTINAYFKFEVPINYYPEGSTVPTGQDYIADVREDNAITLPNGTTGKVRWILYKIPIQEFTTANQVGSISDFRSIRFMRMYMTGFKDAVTLRFGALDLVRGEWRRYTNTLDALDVDPDDDNTGFDVVAINIQENGNRSPINYVTPPGVEREQLYNNNTVINQNEQSLSLRVYDKLGGSVNGLQLNDSRAVFKNVNVDMRQFKKLRMFLHAEALEDQTLADDEMVAFLRFGNDFTDNFYQIEIPLKVTPHGSTAADVIWPSENEIELPLSYLTALKSLLISNPSAITPDANGIKFINESDSEIGSSNNKLTLGIKGNPNFGLVRTIMVGVKNRNGGATERGEVWFNELRLSDMDNKGGYAAVANLDTNFADFANISATTKYSTIGFGGIEEGPNERSREEIFQYNLVTNINLGQLLPKKWGINLPFNYSVGEETITPKYDPFYQDIELNQLIDLATSDNDRNEIESRAIDYTKRTSINFIGVRKDRAPEQKQHFYDVENLTLSYSFNETEHHDYEIESLIDQQNRSSVDYAYSFKPLEIEPFKKSEKLKKNGYYKLLSDINFNLLPASVSFSSNIIRQFNRQQFRLVDVSGIGIDPLYRRNYFFNYQYGFNYNLTKSLRFNYTAASNNIVRNYLDENDTPIDGLDIWDDYWDIGQSNQHNQQIVVNYDLPINKIPALAFVKSTYSYTGDYNWQRSSDAYSSIVAENGTTYALGNTIQNASSHKLNTTFNMDLLYRYIGLTGAKKSKKNKNTKPSAIPLPGQKITALDKKSDSEGNVFLKGLKGILTSVKNIQANYSENSGTVLPGYLPGLGFFGTSKPTLGFVFGSQSDVRYQAAQNGWLTTFPEYNQNFTKVTTKQLNFTAKMELFPDLTIDLTAERSYTENFSEQYDVSGGQYNSRSPYEFGNYNISTILIATSFSQSDENFSQAFQDFRDNRLIVANRLATSYYGNASFPTDAEGYPLGFGKNSQQVLLPSFVAAYSGKDANSISTGAFKDIPLPNWNIKYTGLMRYKFFKDRFKRFSLQHGYRSSYNINAFTTNLNTSAVDVNGNFYSDKLISNVNLAEQFNPLMRIDFEMKNSIKILAEMRKDRTLNMSFDNNLLTEVSGNEYTIGLGYRIKDVTINSALADSKTGVIKSDINIKADFTFRRNNTIVRYLDYDNNELAGGQNMWSVKFTADYSFSKNLTAIFFYDHQFTKAVISTSFPITNIRSGLTIRYNFGN, encoded by the coding sequence TTGGAAAAGACAACTATAGAAAATACGTTTTATAAATTAATACAAGTAATAAAACTTTTAATTTTTATTGCTCCTTTTCTGGTTTTTTCGCAAGTTGACGAAGAGGAAAATGATACTATAAAAACAGGAGTCGATTTAGGAATAATTGAAGTCCCAAATCCGAAAAGTATTGTAGAGGCTTATACTTATGATTCAGGAACAGATAGATATATTTATACCAGCTCATTTGATGGTTTCAATATTAACTATCCACTTGTCTTAACTCCTGAACAATATCAAGAATTAGTTCTTCGTGAAGAAATGCGTAAGTATTATCGAGAGAAGTCAGCAGCAACTGATGCAGCACTAAAAGGTGATACTGAAGCAGGGAAAGACCTTTTGCCTCGTTATTATGTAAATTCAAAATTCTTTGAAGCTATTTTTGGGAGTAATACTATAGATATTAAACCTACAGGTTCTGTTGAGTTAGATTTAGGAGTACGATTTACAAAACAAGATAATCCAGCATTTTCTCCAAGAAATAGAAAGACAACAACTTTTGATTTTGATCAAAGAATAAGTGTTGGACTTCAAGGAAAAGTAGGAACAAGGTTGAATGTGAATATAAACTATGATACAGAGTCTACATTTGCGTTTCAAAATTTAATTAAATTAGAGTATGGTTCTAATGAAGATGATATTCTTCAAAAACTTGAAGTTGGTAATGTTAGTTTTCCGTTATCAAATTCATTAATTAGAGGAGCACAAAGTTTGTTTGGAGTTAAGGCTCAACTTCAATTTGGTAAAACTAAAGTGACAGGAGTTTTCTCTGAACAAAAATCACAAACAAGATCAGTTACATCTCAAGGAGGTGGAACATTACAAGATTTTGAGGTTTTTGCGCTTGATTATGATGCAGATAGACATTATTTTTTATCACAATATTTTAGAGAACAATACGACAAGGCTCTTATTAACTACCCATACATAAATAGTAGAGTTCAAATTAATAGAATTGAAGTTTGGGTTACGAACAAACAGAATAGGGTAAATTCTACAGAAAATAATTTAAGAAATATTATTGCGCTTCAAGATATTGGTGAAGGACAAATATCGGGAGTAAATTCTCAAGAAATTGTAGCTATAGATTTGGTAACAAATCCAACTTTTTTTATTGCGCCAGCAGATACTCCTTCAGATAATAAAAATAATAGATTCAATCCAAATAAAATTAATGAGACCGGTTATTTTTTAAAAACTGATATTAGAGAAATTGCAACTGCAGGAAACGGATTTAATGTTATTGGTGGAGTTAATGAAGGTTTAGATTATGCTAAACTTGAAAATGCAAGAAAGTTAACAGCTTCTGAATTTACTTTTCATCCTCAATTAGGATATATTTCATTAAATCAAAAATTAGCCAATGATGAAGTTTTGGCTGTTTCTTACCAATATACCGTTGGAGCTGATGTTTATCAAGTTGGAGAATTTGGTACAGATGGAGTTGATGCTACACAAGTAAGCACCACTGGAGTTCCAACTTCTCAAGCGTTAATTCTAAAATTATTAAAAAGTAATTTAACAGCAGTTAAACAAAAAGCACCTTATGCTGATTTAACAATGCCAACATGGAACTTAATGATGAAGAATATTTATCAAATTCCTGGAGCATATCAATTACAACAAGAAGATTTTAGATTAAATATATTATATACAGATCCATCACCTTTAAATTACATCACACAATCTGGTGTAACACCGCTTCCAGCCGATGTAGCTGACACACCATTATTAAAAGTATTTAATGTTGATAAATTAAATTATACAAATGATCCTCAAGATGGAGGAGATGGTTTCTTTGATTTTGTTCCAGGAGTTACAATAGACACTCAATCTGGTAGAATTATTTTTACGACTAAAGAACCTTTTGGTGAACACTTGTTTTCAAAATTAAATACAAGTAGCGGTGAAGATTATGATATTCCATTGACATATAATTCTAATCAAAGTAAATACGTCTTTAGAAACTTATACACCTCTACACAAGCAGCTGCACTTCAAGAAAGTGAAAAAAATAAATTTCAACTGCGTGGAAAGTTTAAATCTACAGGTGGAGATGGAATTTCTATAGGGGCGTTTAATGTTCCGCAAGGATCTGTTGTGGTTACTGCCGGAGGAAGATTGTTGGTAGAAGGGGTTGATTATACTGTAAACTATCAATTAGGAAAAGTTCAAATTTTAGATCCTTCTTTACAAGCTTCTAATACTCCAATTGAAATATCTGTTGAGAACAATTCTGTTTTTGGGCAACAAACAAGAAGATTTTGGGGTGTAAATGTAGAACATCAATTCAATAAGAACTTTTTAGTTGGAGCAACTTTATTGAATTTGTCTGAAAAGCCTTTTACAAATAAGTCTAATTATGGTCAGGAATCTATAAACAATACAATTTTTGGTATAAATACAAATTATTCTACTGAAGTTCCATTTTTCACAAGGATGGTTAATAAATTACCAAATATTGATACTGATGTTCCTTCTAATTTATCATTCAGAGGAGAAGTTGCATATTTAAAACCAGGAGCTTCAAAGGCCGACCAGTTTAATGGTGAAGCAACTACTTATGTAGATGATTTTGAAGGTTCTCAATCTACAATAGATTTACGTTCATCAAGCACATGGAGTTTAGCAAGTGTTCCATTAGAAGGTGCTTTTGATGGAGATCCTTCTGATACTGAATCATCTTCAGACAACATAAGTATTGGATATAAAAGAGCAAAACTTTCTTGGTACTCAATAGACCCTGTATTTTACACACAAACACCAAGTGGTATAAATGATAATGACTTGTCTTTAAATAGTACAAGAAGAATTTATATTGAAGAATTGTATCCGGTAACTAATGTAGCACAAGGGCAATCTACAGTTGTTAATACTTTAGATTTAAGCTACTATCCTTTAGAAAGAGGAGCTTATAACTTTAACCCTACTTTAGCTGCAACGAATCAATTTCCGGCAATTGATGCCCCTGATAATTGGGGTGGTATAATGAGATCAATAAGTACTACAAACTTTGAACAATCAAATGTTGAATATATTCAGTTTTGGGTTATGGACCCTTATTATGGAAATGCAGCTGCAGATGTTACAAATACAGGTAAGCTAGTTTTTAATCTAGGTGAAATTGCTGAAGATGTATTAAAAGATGGTCGTAAATTGTACGAAAATGGTTTGCCTGAAGTTGGTTCAACTCAGCAAACTATAGAAACCAATTGGGGGGAAATACCTACTTCTCAATCTTTAATTTATGCTTTTGATACTAATGATGCTAATAGAGCAATTCAAGATGTTGGTTTTGATGGATTAACTGATGCAGAGGAAGCAGTTAAATTTCCTGCTTTTGCAGGACAACCTGACCCTGCTTATGATAATTATCAATTTTATTTAAATGCAAATGGAGGTGTTGTAGAAAGATACAAAAACTATAATGGGGTTGAAGGTAACTCACCTGTAAATGTAACCGATACAAATAGAGGAAATACAACCTTACCAGATGTTGAAGATATTAATCGTGATAACACCATGAATACGATTAATGCTTATTTTAAGTTTGAAGTTCCAATTAATTATTATCCAGAAGGTTCAACAGTTCCTACAGGTCAAGACTATATTGCTGATGTTAGAGAAGATAACGCAATTACTCTTCCAAATGGTACAACAGGAAAAGTGAGATGGATATTGTATAAGATTCCAATTCAAGAATTTACAACGGCAAATCAAGTGGGTTCAATTTCAGACTTTAGGTCAATACGATTTATGAGAATGTATATGACTGGATTTAAAGACGCCGTTACTTTGCGTTTTGGGGCTTTAGATTTAGTTAGAGGAGAATGGAGAAGGTATACAAATACTTTAGATGCTTTAGATGTAGATCCAGATGATGATAATACTGGTTTTGATGTTGTAGCAATAAACATTCAGGAAAATGGAAATAGAAGCCCAATTAATTATGTTACCCCACCTGGAGTCGAAAGAGAACAATTATACAATAACAATACTGTTATAAACCAAAACGAACAATCTTTATCATTAAGAGTTTATGACAAGTTAGGCGGAAGTGTTAATGGTTTACAGTTAAATGATTCTAGAGCGGTTTTTAAAAATGTTAATGTTGATATGCGTCAATTTAAAAAATTACGTATGTTTTTGCACGCAGAAGCCTTAGAAGATCAGACTCTAGCTGATGATGAAATGGTTGCTTTCTTAAGATTTGGAAATGATTTTACAGATAATTTTTATCAAATAGAAATTCCGTTAAAAGTAACTCCTCATGGTTCAACTGCTGCAGATGTAATTTGGCCTTCAGAAAATGAGATTGAATTGCCACTTTCTTATTTAACGGCTTTAAAATCTTTATTAATTAGTAATCCTAGTGCCATAACTCCAGATGCTAATGGTATAAAGTTTATTAATGAATCAGATAGCGAAATTGGTTCTTCAAATAATAAATTAACACTTGGTATTAAAGGGAATCCAAACTTTGGATTGGTTCGAACAATAATGGTAGGGGTTAAAAATAGAAACGGAGGAGCTACTGAAAGAGGAGAGGTTTGGTTTAATGAGTTAAGACTTTCTGATATGGATAATAAAGGAGGTTATGCTGCTGTTGCTAATTTGGATACTAATTTTGCCGATTTTGCAAATATTTCTGCAACTACAAAATACAGTACTATTGGTTTCGGAGGTATAGAGGAGGGTCCAAATGAACGAAGTAGAGAAGAAATTTTTCAATACAATCTTGTAACGAATATTAATTTAGGACAGTTATTGCCTAAAAAATGGGGAATAAATTTACCTTTTAATTATTCTGTAGGTGAAGAAACAATTACGCCTAAGTATGATCCATTTTATCAAGATATAGAGTTAAATCAATTGATAGATTTAGCAACAAGTGATAATGATAGAAATGAAATTGAAAGCAGAGCTATTGATTATACTAAAAGAACAAGTATTAACTTTATTGGAGTTAGAAAAGATAGAGCACCTGAGCAAAAACAACATTTTTATGATGTCGAAAACTTAACATTATCATACTCATTTAATGAAACCGAACATCATGACTATGAAATTGAAAGCTTAATAGATCAGCAAAATAGATCATCGGTAGATTATGCATATTCATTTAAACCATTAGAAATTGAGCCCTTTAAAAAATCTGAAAAACTAAAGAAAAACGGGTATTATAAATTACTTTCAGATATTAATTTTAATTTATTACCAGCTAGTGTTTCGTTTAGTTCAAATATTATTAGACAGTTTAATAGACAACAATTTAGATTAGTTGATGTTTCAGGAATAGGAATTGATCCTTTGTATAGAAGAAATTATTTCTTTAATTATCAATATGGTTTTAATTATAATTTAACTAAATCATTAAGGTTTAATTATACTGCTGCATCAAATAATATTGTTCGTAATTATTTAGATGAAAACGATACTCCAATTGATGGTTTAGATATTTGGGACGATTATTGGGATATTGGTCAGTCAAATCAACACAACCAGCAAATAGTTGTAAATTATGATTTGCCAATAAATAAAATACCAGCTTTGGCTTTTGTAAAATCAACATATTCTTATACTGGCGATTATAATTGGCAACGTTCTTCAGATGCCTATTCATCAATTGTGGCTGAAAACGGAACTACTTATGCTTTAGGAAACACAATACAAAACGCAAGTTCTCATAAATTAAACACTACATTTAATATGGATTTGCTTTATCGATATATTGGTTTGACAGGAGCGAAGAAATCAAAAAAGAATAAAAATACTAAACCGTCTGCAATACCTTTGCCTGGACAAAAAATTACAGCTTTAGATAAGAAATCTGACTCTGAAGGTAACGTGTTTTTGAAAGGTTTAAAAGGAATTTTAACAAGCGTTAAAAATATTCAGGCTAACTATTCAGAAAACAGCGGTACTGTTTTACCGGGTTATTTACCTGGACTTGGGTTTTTTGGTACATCAAAGCCTACTTTAGGCTTCGTCTTTGGTAGTCAATCAGATGTTAGATATCAAGCAGCTCAAAATGGTTGGTTAACAACATTCCCAGAGTACAATCAAAATTTTACCAAGGTTACTACCAAACAGCTAAATTTTACTGCCAAAATGGAGTTGTTTCCTGATTTAACTATAGATTTAACAGCAGAAAGATCATATACAGAGAATTTTTCTGAACAATATGATGTTTCTGGTGGTCAATATAACTCTAGATCGCCTTATGAGTTTGGTAATTATAATATATCTACAATTCTTATTGCTACATCGTTTAGTCAAAGTGATGAGAACTTTTCTCAGGCTTTTCAAGATTTTAGAGATAATAGATTAATTGTAGCAAATAGATTGGCTACTTCTTATTATGGAAATGCGTCTTTTCCTACAGATGCTGAAGGATATCCTTTGGGTTTTGGGAAAAATAGTCAACAAGTGTTATTACCATCTTTTGTTGCTGCTTATTCGGGTAAAGATGCTAACTCTATATCTACTGGTGCATTTAAAGATATACCTTTGCCTAATTGGAATATTAAGTATACAGGTTTAATGAGGTATAAGTTTTTTAAAGATAGGTTTAAGCGTTTTTCATTACAACACGGCTATAGATCAAGTTATAATATTAATGCGTTTACAACAAACTTAAATACTTCCGCGGTAGATGTTAATGGGAATTTTTATTCAGACAAGTTGATATCCAATGTAAATTTAGCGGAACAATTTAATCCATTAATGAGGATTGATTTTGAAATGAAAAACTCAATAAAAATTCTTGCTGAAATGAGAAAAGATAGAACTTTAAATATGAGTTTTGATAACAATTTACTTACAGAGGTTAGTGGTAATGAATATACAATTGGTCTTGGTTATAGAATTAAAGATGTTACAATAAATTCTGCCTTGGCAGATAGTAAAACAGGTGTAATAAAAAGTGATATAAATATAAAAGCTGATTTTACATTTAGAAGGAATAACACTATTGTGCGCTATTTAGATTATGATAATAATGAACTAGCTGGAGGTCAAAACATGTGGTCAGTTAAATTTACAGCTGATTATTCATTTAGTAAAAATCTTACTGCTATTTTCTTTTACGATCATCAATTTACTAAAGCGGTTATATCAACATCATTCCCAATTACTAATATAAGATCAGGACTTACAATTAGATATAATTTTGGTAATTAA
- a CDS encoding energy transducer TonB → MELKKNPNVDPKRNSTLFFQVGLAAVLLLTFVGIELKSADPIIETEKLNLVDNFVDDEETIITLPPVQRLPPPPPPAPEVIQVVEDKIILEDKKIETTEVDEKKPVVVVKASEVGEAGDDFSDIPDELPFAVIEDIPLFPGCETVPKAKRLDCFNEKMAAHISKHFNYPQSAADEGTQGRVQVQFVIDKQGNVTDVKMRGPKGGELLEKEAQRIISKLPKFTPGKQRGKPVRVKYGVPINFKLQ, encoded by the coding sequence ATGGAACTAAAGAAAAACCCAAATGTTGACCCAAAAAGAAATAGTACACTTTTCTTTCAAGTTGGTTTAGCAGCAGTATTATTGTTAACTTTTGTAGGAATAGAATTGAAATCTGCAGATCCTATAATCGAAACAGAGAAATTAAATTTAGTTGATAATTTTGTTGATGACGAGGAAACAATTATTACACTGCCTCCTGTTCAAAGATTACCACCACCACCACCACCAGCACCTGAAGTAATTCAAGTTGTTGAAGATAAAATCATTTTAGAAGATAAGAAAATTGAGACTACTGAGGTTGATGAAAAGAAACCAGTTGTTGTAGTAAAAGCTTCTGAAGTTGGTGAAGCTGGAGATGATTTTAGTGATATCCCAGATGAATTACCATTTGCAGTAATTGAAGATATTCCTTTGTTTCCAGGATGTGAAACTGTTCCGAAAGCAAAAAGATTAGATTGTTTTAATGAAAAAATGGCAGCTCATATAAGTAAGCATTTTAATTATCCTCAAAGCGCAGCTGATGAGGGTACTCAAGGTCGTGTTCAAGTACAATTTGTAATTGATAAGCAAGGGAATGTAACTGATGTGAAGATGAGAGGGCCTAAAGGTGGTGAGTTATTAGAAAAAGAAGCACAAAGAATTATTTCAAAACTTCCTAAGTTTACACCAGGAAAGCAAAGAGGTAAGCCGGTTAGAGTTAAGTATGGTGTGCCTATTAACTTTAAATTACAATAA
- a CDS encoding VanZ family protein — translation MKITQLLSELKFVLLAVAWTVLITVLSLISFERTPSFMLQLPFKDKLVHFIFYFVFVVLWCFGLHKTDKIKILLIAVVYGIIIEILQYVLTENRTADFYDVLANSSGAFLAFFVFPIIKKIFLRQK, via the coding sequence ATGAAGATTACGCAGCTCTTATCGGAGCTTAAGTTTGTTCTTTTAGCTGTCGCTTGGACTGTTTTAATTACAGTTTTAAGCTTAATTTCATTTGAGCGCACACCGTCATTTATGCTTCAATTGCCTTTTAAAGATAAATTAGTACATTTTATCTTTTATTTTGTTTTTGTTGTCTTATGGTGTTTTGGTTTGCATAAAACAGATAAAATTAAAATTCTTCTTATAGCTGTTGTTTATGGCATAATTATTGAGATATTACAATATGTTTTAACCGAAAATAGAACAGCAGATTTTTATGATGTTTTAGCAAATTCATCAGGTGCATTTTTAGCATTTTTTGTTTTTCCTATAATCAAAAAGATTTTTTTAAGACAGAAATAA
- the gcvH gene encoding glycine cleavage system protein GcvH, protein MNIPANLKYTKDHEWVSIDGDIATVGITHFAQSELGDIVYVEVETLDQTLEKDEVFGTVEAVKTVSDLFLPLSGEIIEFNDSLESEPEAVNSDPYGAGWMVKIKVSDKSEVEELLSNEDYAALIGA, encoded by the coding sequence ATGAACATACCAGCTAATTTAAAATACACAAAAGATCACGAATGGGTTTCAATTGACGGAGATATTGCAACTGTGGGAATTACTCATTTTGCACAAAGTGAATTGGGAGATATTGTATATGTTGAAGTTGAAACATTGGATCAAACCCTTGAAAAAGATGAAGTTTTTGGAACTGTAGAAGCAGTAAAAACAGTTTCTGATTTGTTTTTACCTCTATCTGGAGAAATTATTGAATTTAACGATAGTCTAGAATCTGAACCTGAAGCTGTTAATTCAGATCCATATGGAGCTGGTTGGATGGTTAAAATTAAAGTTTCAGACAAATCTGAAGTTGAAGAATTATTATCAAATGAAGATTACGCAGCTCTTATCGGAGCTTAA
- a CDS encoding energy transducer TonB, with amino-acid sequence MRPNVNFKGKLKNSFAYFQIGLIVTMVVTLFVLEYKFENKKPVQDKIDLGTLFEEDVFRYNPIAPISKPVARIEKPAAKVNKVSPVFKKVDNDKVLNPVSNTVPNQDNNTINENPVEPKEPSTNTTVKEPLEKPTIFSVEQLPMFEACKGLSRSEQKECFDRQLAKAISKNLTYPESDYENGKQGTALVEFIIDEKGNITNVNSVDNKRATYEMRIAAEKAIKKIPRIIPAKQGNESVKIKYIIPVSFKLK; translated from the coding sequence ATGAGACCAAATGTAAATTTTAAAGGAAAATTAAAAAACAGCTTTGCTTATTTTCAAATAGGTTTAATTGTTACTATGGTAGTAACGCTTTTTGTTTTGGAATATAAATTCGAAAATAAAAAACCAGTTCAAGATAAAATTGATTTAGGTACCTTATTTGAAGAAGATGTTTTTAGATATAATCCAATAGCGCCAATTAGTAAACCTGTTGCAAGAATAGAAAAACCTGCTGCTAAAGTTAATAAAGTAAGTCCTGTTTTTAAAAAAGTGGACAATGATAAGGTTTTAAATCCAGTAAGTAATACTGTTCCTAATCAGGATAACAATACAATAAATGAAAATCCTGTAGAGCCAAAAGAACCTTCTACTAATACAACAGTTAAAGAGCCACTTGAAAAACCTACAATTTTTTCTGTAGAACAATTGCCTATGTTTGAAGCTTGTAAAGGGCTTTCTAGAAGTGAGCAAAAAGAATGTTTCGATAGACAATTGGCTAAAGCAATTTCTAAAAACTTAACTTATCCAGAGTCTGATTATGAAAATGGCAAACAAGGAACTGCACTTGTAGAATTTATTATTGACGAAAAAGGAAACATTACAAATGTAAATTCTGTTGATAATAAACGAGCTACTTATGAGATGAGAATAGCGGCCGAGAAAGCAATCAAAAAAATACCTAGAATCATTCCTGCAAAACAAGGAAATGAGAGTGTTAAAATTAAATACATTATTCCTGTTTCGTTTAAATTAAAATAA
- the deoC gene encoding deoxyribose-phosphate aldolase — protein sequence MDIKQYLDSTYLKTAEQSSISEDKNIEIVKNAINEAISERFKLIMIRPEYIVLAKKAIDVSNSKLLVGTVIDFPKGVSSTEDKCKEALTAINNDVDELDYVIDYEAFKRNELDYVKNQVVECTKLGLSHNKVVKWIIEIAALNNHEIVQITALIKNCVISNFNESQYDKVFVKSSTGFYVTQDGSPNGATFSAIKLMIENAFPLPVKASGGVKSYEDAIQMINLGVKRIGTSSAKEIANNEITNSDY from the coding sequence ATGGACATTAAACAATATTTAGATTCAACTTATTTAAAAACTGCAGAACAATCTTCAATTTCTGAAGATAAAAATATTGAAATTGTAAAAAACGCTATAAATGAAGCCATATCTGAGCGATTTAAGCTTATCATGATAAGGCCAGAATATATTGTTTTAGCTAAAAAGGCAATTGATGTTTCTAATTCTAAGCTATTGGTTGGAACAGTTATTGATTTTCCTAAGGGAGTGAGTTCTACTGAGGATAAATGTAAAGAAGCTCTTACTGCTATAAATAATGATGTGGATGAGCTTGATTATGTTATTGATTATGAGGCTTTCAAGCGAAACGAATTGGATTATGTTAAAAACCAGGTTGTAGAATGTACTAAATTAGGTTTGAGTCATAATAAAGTTGTAAAATGGATTATTGAAATTGCAGCTTTAAACAATCATGAAATAGTTCAAATTACGGCTTTAATAAAAAATTGTGTTATTTCTAATTTTAATGAATCACAATATGATAAGGTTTTTGTAAAATCATCAACAGGTTTTTATGTTACTCAAGATGGTTCGCCAAATGGTGCAACTTTTTCTGCAATAAAGCTTATGATAGAAAATGCTTTTCCTTTGCCAGTTAAAGCTTCCGGTGGAGTTAAAAGTTATGAAGACGCTATACAAATGATTAACCTGGGGGTTAAAAGAATTGGCACTTCCTCTGCTAAGGAAATTGCAAATAATGAAATTACTAATTCAGATTATTAA